The proteins below are encoded in one region of Peptoniphilus sp. GNH:
- a CDS encoding cysteine desulfurase, producing the protein MIYLDNSATTQISGEVLDEMMRIYKDIYGNPSSAHKLGQKAKELIELSRFKIAELLNANPEQIIFTSGGSESDNWALKGVAFKKKRGHIISSSFEHPAVLNSLKFLESQGFEVSLVNPNEHGIIEIKDIEKEIREDTFLISLMSVNNELGTIQNLEDLSILSRNNNILLHSDGVQAEPWVKSDFKKSNLDFYSISGHKLHGPKGIGLLLVKDRESILPLINGGPQELELRAGTENVALICALSVALEQKNKNLQEVIKKVYNLHKYLEKSLKEKLTGIKINCEDAPRIPSISNISIKGVDKQQVLTLLSMEDICISAGSACASGSLSPSKALKAIGLSDEEANSSIRVSISQFNTQKELDIFIEKLSSIVKKLRNEEVV; encoded by the coding sequence ATGATTTATTTAGATAATAGTGCAACCACACAGATAAGCGGCGAAGTCTTAGACGAAATGATGAGAATATACAAGGATATTTATGGAAATCCTTCATCTGCTCATAAGCTTGGGCAAAAGGCAAAAGAACTTATTGAATTATCTAGATTTAAAATAGCCGAACTACTAAATGCTAATCCAGAGCAAATTATATTTACATCTGGAGGTAGTGAGTCAGATAATTGGGCTCTTAAGGGTGTAGCTTTTAAGAAAAAAAGAGGACACATAATATCTTCGTCTTTTGAACATCCGGCAGTTTTAAATTCCTTGAAATTTTTGGAAAGCCAAGGATTTGAAGTAAGTTTAGTAAATCCAAACGAGCATGGCATTATAGAAATAAAAGATATTGAAAAAGAAATCAGAGAAGATACTTTTTTAATATCTCTTATGAGTGTCAACAATGAACTAGGGACTATCCAAAATTTGGAGGACTTGTCTATTCTTTCTAGAAATAATAATATTTTACTCCACTCAGACGGTGTCCAAGCTGAGCCATGGGTGAAATCAGATTTTAAAAAGTCAAATCTGGATTTTTATTCGATATCTGGACATAAGCTACATGGACCAAAAGGAATAGGCCTTCTTTTAGTAAAAGACAGAGAGTCAATTCTTCCCCTGATTAATGGCGGACCACAAGAGTTGGAACTTAGGGCTGGCACTGAGAATGTGGCTTTAATCTGCGCTCTTAGTGTCGCACTTGAACAAAAAAATAAAAATTTGCAAGAAGTCATTAAAAAAGTTTATAATTTGCATAAGTATTTAGAAAAATCTTTAAAAGAAAAATTGACTGGGATAAAGATTAATTGCGAAGATGCACCACGCATTCCTAGTATTTCCAACATAAGTATAAAAGGAGTAGATAAGCAACAAGTATTGACTCTTTTATCAATGGAGGATATTTGCATATCCGCTGGGAGCGCCTGTGCTTCAGGATCTCTAAGTCCATCAAAAGCTCTAAAGGCAATAGGCTTGAGTGATGAAGAGGCCAATTCATCTATTCGTGTTTCTATAAGCCAATTTAACACACAAAAAGAGCTTGATATCTTTATTGAAAAACTCAGCTCAATAGTAAAGAAATTAAGAAATGAGGAAGTAGTATGA
- a CDS encoding Rrf2 family transcriptional regulator → MKLSTKGRYGLMAMYRLGENYGKGPTSLKAIAEKENLSELYLEQLFMLLRKKGLVEGVRGAGGGYLLTKDPKEIKIGDILNALEGEIELSCCNKESDCNKMGDCATKDILDKIQVKLEAVFDSMTLADM, encoded by the coding sequence ATGAAACTTTCAACAAAGGGTAGGTATGGACTCATGGCCATGTATAGGCTTGGGGAAAATTATGGCAAAGGACCTACCTCGCTTAAAGCCATAGCAGAAAAGGAGAATTTATCAGAGTTATATCTCGAACAACTTTTTATGCTTTTGAGAAAAAAAGGATTGGTTGAAGGAGTAAGAGGAGCAGGAGGTGGATACCTTTTAACTAAAGACCCCAAGGAAATAAAAATCGGAGACATTCTAAATGCTCTAGAAGGAGAAATAGAATTGTCTTGTTGCAACAAAGAATCTGATTGCAACAAAATGGGGGACTGCGCCACAAAGGATATTTTGGATAAGATTCAAGTTAAATTAGAGGCGGTTTTTGACTCTATGACTCTTGCTGATATGTGA
- a CDS encoding SUF system NifU family Fe-S cluster assembly protein: MSINDIYTQFILEESRNSKNRKTLEHFTHEELGHNPSCGDEITLQMDLENDKIQDLAYSGVGCAISQASTSVMIDTVKKLPRDKAIKLCDLFIGMIKGEELSEEQEELLGDALVFESVKNLPARVKCAVLPWYTLKSILENSKKD, from the coding sequence ATGTCTATAAATGACATATATACGCAATTTATTTTAGAAGAATCAAGAAATTCTAAAAATAGAAAGACTTTGGAACATTTTACTCATGAAGAATTGGGGCATAATCCATCTTGTGGAGATGAGATAACACTACAAATGGATTTGGAAAATGATAAAATTCAAGATCTTGCATACTCTGGTGTAGGATGTGCAATATCTCAAGCTTCCACATCTGTAATGATTGATACTGTTAAGAAACTTCCAAGAGACAAGGCTATTAAGCTATGCGACTTATTTATAGGAATGATAAAGGGAGAAGAACTTAGTGAGGAACAGGAAGAATTACTAGGGGATGCCTTAGTTTTTGAAAGTGTAAAAAATTTGCCTGCTAGAGTTAAATGCGCTGTGCTCCCGTGGTATACCCTAAAAAGCATATTGGAAAACAGCAAAAAAGATTAG
- a CDS encoding SufS family cysteine desulfurase: MLSKNEILEIRKEFPFLNSDYPGSDYVYFDNGATTQKPKSVIEEVNKFYRIENGNPHRGAHYFANVATDIYESTREKIKNFIGADKASEIVFTRNATESLNLLAYTYGLSNLKKDDEIVLSIMEHHSNLVTWQFVAEKTGAKLSYLYINEDKQIEDSEIENKVTEKCKIFTITAASNVAGTIPNLKKIISYVRKHAPKAFIIVDGAQYVPHHKVDIKDLDCDAFVFSGHKMYSYLGIGVLYCKENILNSIPPFNYGGDMIEYVYEDKASFLESPQRFEAGTQNVGGVKSLSAAIDFINSIGIEKIEEYEKSITDYAFEKISDLGFLKIYSSPKKNRTSLVTFNFDGVHPHDVASILDSYKVAIRSGHHCAQPLHRFLGINSSCRASFCVYNTREEVDRLVEALIRVGKVMGCL; this comes from the coding sequence ATGCTTAGTAAAAATGAAATACTAGAAATAAGAAAAGAGTTTCCATTTTTAAATAGTGATTATCCAGGCAGTGACTATGTATATTTCGATAACGGAGCAACCACTCAAAAGCCTAAATCTGTAATAGAAGAGGTTAATAAATTTTATAGAATAGAAAATGGAAATCCTCATAGAGGAGCACATTATTTTGCGAATGTGGCAACTGACATCTATGAATCAACTAGAGAAAAAATAAAGAACTTTATAGGAGCCGATAAGGCATCAGAGATTGTTTTTACTAGAAATGCAACGGAGTCACTGAATCTCTTGGCATATACTTATGGACTTTCAAATCTCAAAAAAGATGATGAGATTGTGCTTAGTATAATGGAGCATCATTCAAATCTTGTCACTTGGCAATTTGTTGCTGAAAAGACTGGGGCAAAATTATCCTATCTTTACATCAATGAAGACAAGCAGATTGAAGATTCTGAAATTGAAAACAAAGTGACTGAAAAATGTAAAATATTTACAATAACTGCCGCATCAAATGTTGCAGGGACTATCCCAAATTTAAAAAAGATAATATCTTATGTAAGAAAGCATGCCCCCAAAGCTTTTATAATAGTTGATGGAGCACAGTATGTGCCGCATCACAAGGTAGATATAAAAGATTTGGACTGTGATGCCTTTGTATTTTCGGGTCATAAGATGTATTCATATTTGGGAATTGGCGTCTTGTATTGCAAAGAAAATATTTTAAATTCTATACCTCCATTTAATTATGGCGGAGATATGATTGAATATGTATATGAAGATAAGGCTAGTTTCTTAGAGTCTCCACAGAGGTTTGAAGCAGGAACGCAAAATGTAGGCGGAGTAAAATCACTTTCTGCGGCAATTGATTTTATAAATTCTATCGGAATCGAAAAGATAGAAGAATATGAAAAATCGATTACTGATTATGCCTTTGAAAAAATAAGCGATTTGGGATTTTTGAAAATTTATTCAAGTCCAAAAAAGAATAGAACATCATTAGTAACTTTTAATTTTGACGGGGTACATCCTCATGATGTTGCGTCAATCTTGGATAGCTACAAGGTGGCTATAAGATCTGGGCATCATTGTGCCCAACCTCTTCATAGGTTTTTGGGCATTAATTCGTCTTGTCGAGCATCATTTTGTGTATATAACACAAGAGAAGAAGTAGATAGACTCGTGGAAGCTTTAATAAGAGTGGGGAAGGTGATGGGATGTCTATAA
- a CDS encoding SufD family Fe-S cluster assembly protein, translating to MQGNNISFKTFSWLGVNRIDVDFPKVNGKRANIEKMEEFTALDYGVSKEILDFNIQNNHDYRILKSGECEDRDFGIIEYNEDQDIINQWYDLVAEEGSKLEVTVLIRGNSKKRCDRNTVIRVLAKKNSKVNLRLLRFDNDMQNSFETIAVCEKENATVKINQVELTAGNLVLNYKNFLKGEKASSDLDSIYFGSGNSKLDFIYEAQHHGVKTKSDIRVNGALVDKAYKSLKSNLDFKKGSSMSIGNEEEYTLLLSDDVKALSLPILLAGEDDVEGNHAASAGKMDKDLLFYIMSRGYDIKEATTLVIESKFSATIEEMPTQELRDEIINYIESRL from the coding sequence ATGCAAGGGAATAATATTTCTTTTAAAACTTTTTCCTGGCTAGGAGTCAATCGAATTGATGTTGATTTTCCGAAAGTTAATGGAAAAAGGGCGAATATAGAAAAAATGGAAGAGTTCACCGCTCTTGATTATGGTGTTTCTAAAGAAATTTTGGATTTTAATATTCAAAATAATCACGATTATAGAATACTAAAAAGCGGTGAATGTGAAGATAGAGATTTCGGAATTATAGAATATAATGAAGATCAAGATATAATAAATCAATGGTATGATTTAGTTGCAGAAGAAGGCAGCAAACTTGAAGTCACAGTACTAATAAGAGGAAATTCTAAAAAAAGATGTGACAGAAATACCGTAATAAGAGTCTTGGCTAAGAAAAACTCTAAAGTAAACTTGAGATTACTCAGGTTTGACAATGATATGCAAAACTCTTTTGAAACCATCGCAGTTTGCGAAAAAGAAAATGCCACTGTCAAAATCAACCAAGTTGAATTGACAGCAGGAAATTTGGTTTTAAATTATAAAAACTTTTTAAAAGGTGAAAAGGCATCTTCAGACTTAGATTCAATCTACTTTGGTAGTGGAAACTCCAAACTTGATTTTATATATGAGGCTCAACACCATGGAGTAAAGACTAAATCAGATATCAGAGTAAATGGTGCCTTGGTGGATAAAGCTTATAAGAGCCTAAAATCAAATCTAGATTTTAAAAAGGGTTCTAGCATGAGTATAGGCAATGAAGAAGAGTATACTCTTTTGTTATCTGACGATGTGAAGGCCCTATCTCTACCAATACTATTGGCAGGTGAAGATGATGTTGAGGGCAATCATGCAGCAAGTGCCGGAAAAATGGACAAGGATTTACTATTTTATATAATGAGCAGAGGTTATGACATAAAAGAAGCAACGACTCTTGTCATAGAATCTAAATTTTCGGCAACGATAGAAGAAATGCCTACACAAGAGCTTAGAGATGAAATAATTAATTATATAGAGAGCAGGTTATGA
- the sufB gene encoding Fe-S cluster assembly protein SufB: protein MNLREKTQIEEMDRGVYDIKNEFTYTTKTEKGLTEEIVRQISKEKNEPTWMLEKRLEALKIFNNSKNPEWGPDLSEVDMDQITTYIRPKANLSDDWKKVPKEIRDTFDALGIPEAEKESMLSGVGAQYDSEVVYHNIQQHLIDQGVVYTDFETGLREYEDIYKKYFSKCIKPTLHRYAALHYAVWSGGSFVYVPKGVRVDIPLQSYFRLNAPGAGQFEHTLIIIEDDAYCHFIEGCSAPKYNMINLHAGAVELFIGENATLRYSTIENWSRNMYNLNTKRAIVEKNGRIEWISGSFGSKVSMLYPASILVGEGAQSEYTGISFAGAGQNIDTGAQVVHAASNTTSTINSKSISKGGGISVYRGLTEVAPDAKNCKSTTSCESLMLDNLSRSDTIPAINIKNPNVDLGHEAKIGRISDDVIFYLMSRGIDEEEARSLVVRGFAEPIAKELPLEYAVEMNNLINLELVGSIG, encoded by the coding sequence ATGAATCTAAGAGAAAAAACTCAAATCGAAGAAATGGATAGAGGCGTCTATGATATAAAAAATGAATTTACTTACACTACCAAGACTGAAAAAGGTCTCACAGAAGAAATTGTAAGACAAATTTCCAAAGAAAAAAATGAACCAACATGGATGTTAGAAAAAAGACTTGAAGCTCTAAAGATATTTAACAATTCAAAAAATCCCGAATGGGGTCCGGACTTATCAGAAGTAGACATGGATCAAATAACTACTTATATAAGGCCAAAAGCCAACCTTTCAGATGATTGGAAGAAGGTACCAAAAGAAATAAGAGACACATTTGATGCCTTGGGAATACCTGAAGCTGAAAAAGAATCTATGTTATCAGGTGTAGGAGCCCAATACGACTCTGAAGTTGTCTACCACAATATTCAACAACATTTAATAGACCAAGGAGTAGTATATACAGATTTTGAAACTGGTCTTAGAGAGTATGAAGATATATATAAGAAATATTTTTCAAAGTGCATAAAACCAACTCTTCACAGATACGCCGCACTTCATTATGCGGTTTGGTCTGGCGGCTCATTTGTGTATGTTCCAAAGGGCGTCAGAGTTGACATACCTTTGCAATCATACTTTCGTTTGAATGCTCCTGGAGCAGGTCAATTTGAGCACACTTTAATAATAATTGAAGATGACGCTTATTGTCACTTTATTGAAGGTTGTTCGGCGCCTAAATACAACATGATTAATCTTCACGCTGGTGCCGTTGAACTTTTTATAGGCGAAAATGCTACGCTTAGATATTCTACTATTGAAAATTGGTCAAGGAATATGTATAACTTAAACACCAAGAGGGCCATAGTAGAAAAAAATGGCAGGATTGAATGGATTTCAGGCTCATTTGGTTCAAAAGTATCCATGCTTTATCCTGCTTCAATCTTAGTTGGAGAAGGAGCCCAAAGTGAATATACAGGCATCTCATTTGCTGGTGCTGGTCAAAACATAGATACTGGCGCTCAAGTAGTGCATGCAGCATCCAATACGACATCGACTATAAATTCAAAGTCGATTTCGAAAGGCGGGGGAATTTCTGTTTACAGAGGACTAACAGAGGTAGCTCCAGATGCCAAGAATTGTAAATCTACAACATCATGTGAGTCCTTGATGCTGGATAATTTGTCAAGATCTGACACAATTCCTGCAATAAATATAAAAAATCCAAATGTGGATTTGGGACACGAAGCTAAGATAGGAAGAATCTCGGATGATGTAATATTTTATTTGATGTCCAGAGGAATTGATGAAGAAGAAGCTAGATCGCTTGTAGTTAGGGGATTTGCAGAGCCGATTGCAAAAGAGCTTCCTCTCGAATATGCGGTAGAGATGAACAATTTAATAAATTTGGAATTAGTTGGAAGTATAGGTTAG
- the sufC gene encoding Fe-S cluster assembly ATPase SufC, protein MARELLKIEDLSAGIPGKEILKKINLKINYGEVHILMGPNGSGKSTLANVIMNNPAYKVSGGRILLDGEDITEMSTDKRAKKGLFMSFQNPYQVAGISVENFIRTAKNSIDDENVGILKFRKELNKKMDFLKMDHSYAQRYLNVGFSGGEKKKNEILQMLMLNPKLAILDETDSGLDVDATRIVSEGIKEYLDENKSVIIITHHRELIRALKPDHVHVIINGQIVINGDESIANRIEDEGFAWLRKGVN, encoded by the coding sequence ATGGCAAGAGAATTATTAAAAATTGAAGATCTTTCTGCTGGCATACCCGGCAAAGAGATTTTAAAAAAGATTAATTTAAAAATCAACTATGGCGAAGTTCATATACTTATGGGACCAAATGGTTCGGGAAAGTCGACATTAGCTAATGTAATAATGAATAATCCAGCATATAAAGTTTCAGGGGGAAGAATTTTACTTGATGGAGAAGATATAACTGAAATGTCAACTGACAAGAGAGCTAAAAAAGGATTATTTATGTCTTTCCAAAATCCTTATCAAGTCGCTGGAATTTCTGTTGAAAATTTTATAAGGACAGCTAAAAATTCAATAGATGATGAAAATGTTGGAATTTTAAAATTTAGAAAAGAATTGAATAAGAAAATGGACTTTTTGAAGATGGATCATTCCTATGCCCAAAGGTATTTGAATGTCGGATTTTCAGGTGGAGAAAAGAAAAAAAATGAGATTCTTCAAATGCTTATGTTGAATCCTAAGTTGGCGATTTTGGATGAAACTGATTCAGGCTTAGATGTCGATGCTACCAGAATAGTTTCAGAGGGAATAAAAGAATATTTGGATGAGAACAAATCTGTAATCATAATAACTCACCATAGAGAGTTGATTAGAGCTCTTAAACCAGACCATGTGCATGTAATAATTAATGGACAGATTGTTATAAATGGCGATGAATCTATTGCTAATAGAATTGAAGATGAGGGATTTGCTTGGCTTCGTAAGGGAGTGAACTGA
- a CDS encoding type II secretion system GspH family protein, translated as MLERKKGFSLLELVISLGISSIICIVLASIIFQTYKTLEFSNKEANYGGLEFALDYMEEDISSADGIIPMNGGIGFYFIKNSPTRTSYITYKIEGENLYRLAFEDEPGLINLTINSFSYMVGKNLILQSSKSISNSLIDKERGILHLEIENEKHKLYRDLALRWAYEN; from the coding sequence TTGCTCGAGCGAAAAAAGGGCTTTTCCTTATTGGAGCTAGTCATTAGTCTTGGTATTTCATCTATAATTTGCATTGTACTAGCTTCCATAATATTTCAAACATATAAAACTCTTGAATTTTCGAATAAAGAGGCAAATTATGGAGGACTTGAATTTGCTCTAGACTATATGGAGGAGGACATATCTTCAGCAGATGGAATCATTCCCATGAATGGTGGAATAGGATTTTATTTTATAAAAAATTCGCCTACAAGAACAAGTTACATTACATACAAGATTGAAGGAGAAAACTTATACAGACTTGCATTTGAAGATGAGCCAGGGCTTATAAATTTGACAATAAATTCATTCTCTTATATGGTCGGAAAGAATTTGATTTTGCAATCAAGTAAATCTATATCAAATTCTCTAATTGACAAGGAAAGGGGAATCCTTCATTTAGAAATAGAGAATGAAAAACATAAGCTATACAGAGATCTGGCGTTGAGGTGGGCTTATGAAAATTAA
- a CDS encoding type II secretion system protein has translation MKKAFSILDAVLALMLVSLLIAVVFPSLIAINKSSRERRNYEELLNFAKSAMEREIAASYYEKEAVHNKNNFELEVDKKEVGGLDEIRIKALDPKSKKEIELFARAKKGLFLIGASH, from the coding sequence TTGAAAAAAGCCTTTTCTATATTAGATGCTGTACTAGCGCTTATGTTAGTGAGTTTATTAATAGCTGTGGTTTTTCCGTCGCTAATAGCCATAAACAAGTCCTCAAGAGAAAGAAGAAATTATGAGGAATTATTAAATTTTGCAAAATCGGCCATGGAAAGAGAAATAGCTGCAAGTTACTATGAAAAAGAAGCGGTTCATAATAAAAATAATTTTGAACTAGAAGTAGATAAAAAGGAAGTTGGCGGACTTGATGAAATCAGAATCAAAGCACTTGACCCTAAAAGTAAAAAGGAAATTGAGTTATTTGCTCGAGCGAAAAAAGGGCTTTTCCTTATTGGAGCTAGTCATTAG
- a CDS encoding GDSL-type esterase/lipase family protein, with protein MKIKFFGDSLVRGFGVLRDKNWVYLLGKDNYNYGENGGRISDTYKIIEKSELLDYSFFMVGINDIISGASSEFLINGTDEIIKLINKKNSRPILGISPCASEDKIDFFAANDSVSEYIRYKLGAFRDYYLENENKIFLIDFNRLFKQLENEGKNVFLDGLHPNTWAHQKMAEFFKKEVENELQNAHF; from the coding sequence ATGAAAATAAAATTTTTTGGAGATTCATTAGTTAGGGGTTTTGGCGTTTTAAGAGATAAAAATTGGGTCTACTTGCTTGGTAAGGATAATTACAATTATGGTGAAAATGGTGGACGAATATCTGATACATACAAAATTATAGAAAAAAGTGAGCTTCTAGATTATAGTTTTTTTATGGTTGGGATAAATGACATAATATCAGGAGCGAGCAGCGAGTTTTTAATAAATGGTACTGATGAAATAATTAAACTCATAAATAAAAAGAACTCTAGGCCTATCTTAGGGATATCTCCATGTGCAAGTGAAGATAAAATAGATTTTTTTGCGGCGAATGATAGTGTATCCGAATATATAAGGTACAAGCTGGGGGCGTTTAGAGACTATTACTTAGAAAATGAAAATAAAATATTCCTAATTGATTTTAATAGACTTTTCAAACAACTTGAAAATGAAGGCAAAAATGTCTTTTTAGATGGTTTGCATCCAAACACATGGGCCCATCAAAAAATGGCTGAATTTTTCAAAAAGGAAGTGGAAAATGAATTACAAAACGCTCACTTCTAG
- a CDS encoding YerC/YecD family TrpR-related protein — protein sequence MSYESRIKSEQIDGLFEAILLLQDSEECYRFFEDICTIKELQAIAQRLQVVKLLIQRRTYHEIEEITGASTATISRINRSLNYGADGYKVVLRRLGLIK from the coding sequence ATGTCATACGAATCAAGAATAAAATCGGAACAGATAGATGGATTGTTTGAAGCGATACTTCTTTTACAAGATTCAGAAGAGTGCTATAGATTTTTTGAAGATATTTGTACAATTAAAGAATTACAAGCAATCGCACAAAGACTTCAAGTTGTTAAGCTTTTAATTCAAAGAAGGACATATCATGAAATAGAAGAAATAACTGGAGCAAGTACAGCAACTATCTCAAGAATCAATAGGAGTCTTAATTACGGAGCTGATGGATACAAAGTTGTATTAAGGCGTCTAGGTCTTATAAAATAA
- a CDS encoding Rubrerythrin-2 — MNAMTQENLRSAFGGESQAHMRYLIWGDAAKKEGFPNVKRLFDATSHAERVHATLHFKALKDVHGDFTVTSGAGFGIGTTSENLAGAIGGEVFEYTQMYPAYIAVAQMQEEKEAVKAMRFAIEAEKVHAIRYEEAKKAVDSGKDIAVENIYMCPVCGYITFEEEAQCPICGCKASAFIAY; from the coding sequence ATGAATGCAATGACACAAGAAAATTTACGTTCAGCTTTTGGTGGGGAATCACAAGCTCATATGAGATATCTTATTTGGGGAGATGCAGCAAAAAAAGAAGGCTTCCCAAATGTAAAAAGACTTTTTGATGCAACATCGCATGCAGAAAGAGTTCATGCAACTTTACATTTTAAGGCTCTTAAAGATGTTCACGGCGATTTTACAGTTACATCGGGTGCAGGATTTGGTATAGGAACAACTTCAGAAAATCTTGCTGGAGCAATCGGCGGAGAAGTTTTTGAATACACCCAAATGTACCCAGCCTACATCGCAGTTGCTCAAATGCAAGAAGAAAAAGAAGCTGTAAAGGCTATGAGATTTGCAATTGAAGCAGAAAAAGTTCATGCAATAAGATATGAAGAAGCAAAAAAAGCTGTTGATTCTGGCAAAGATATAGCAGTTGAAAATATTTATATGTGTCCTGTTTGTGGATATATAACTTTCGAAGAAGAAGCACAATGCCCAATTTGTGGATGTAAAGCATCAGCATTTATTGCATATTAA
- the prfA gene encoding peptide chain release factor 1: MYDKLSVFEDRYLELEKLLIDPEIISNSAEFQKLAIEHGELEPIVSKYRAYKECKSNLEDSKEMLNDKLEEDMRELVREDIKENEEKIKTLEEELKILIVPKDPNDKKNVIVEIRAGAGGDEAALFAGVLFRQYSRYAERHGWKVDLMNTNEIGIGGYKEVIFMIEGRGAYSRLKYESGVHRVQRVPETESSGRIHTSTATVAVLPEVDDVEIQINPQDIRVDVFRSSGNGGQSVNTTDSAVRITHIPSGMVVSCQDEKSQLKNKEKAMKILKSRLYDLKITEQNDKLTKEKRTQIGTGDRSERIRTYNYPQGRVTDHRINLTLYKINDINDGDLDEIIDELTTFDQAQKMESVYA, translated from the coding sequence ATGTACGATAAACTATCAGTATTTGAGGACAGATATTTAGAGCTTGAGAAGCTCTTAATAGATCCGGAAATAATATCAAACTCAGCAGAATTTCAAAAACTAGCCATAGAGCATGGGGAACTAGAGCCTATAGTTTCAAAATATAGGGCCTATAAAGAATGCAAGAGCAATCTTGAAGACTCAAAAGAAATGCTCAACGATAAGCTCGAAGAGGATATGAGAGAGCTTGTGAGAGAAGATATTAAGGAAAATGAAGAAAAAATTAAGACCTTAGAAGAAGAACTTAAAATTCTAATAGTGCCCAAAGACCCAAATGACAAAAAAAATGTAATTGTTGAAATTCGTGCTGGAGCCGGCGGGGATGAAGCGGCTCTTTTTGCGGGAGTTTTGTTTAGACAATATTCAAGATATGCTGAAAGACATGGATGGAAAGTTGATTTGATGAATACAAATGAGATTGGTATTGGCGGATATAAGGAAGTAATATTTATGATAGAAGGTAGAGGTGCCTACTCTAGATTAAAGTATGAATCAGGAGTTCATAGAGTTCAGAGAGTGCCAGAGACAGAAAGCTCGGGAAGGATTCATACATCCACAGCGACGGTAGCTGTTTTGCCAGAAGTAGATGATGTTGAGATACAAATAAATCCACAAGATATAAGAGTAGATGTATTCAGATCATCGGGAAATGGTGGACAGTCTGTAAACACGACTGACTCAGCTGTAAGAATAACTCACATACCATCTGGAATGGTTGTGTCGTGCCAAGATGAGAAGTCTCAGTTGAAAAACAAAGAAAAGGCCATGAAAATTTTGAAGTCTCGCTTGTATGATTTAAAAATTACGGAACAAAATGATAAACTAACAAAAGAGAAGAGAACCCAAATAGGAACAGGTGACAGATCGGAGAGGATAAGAACTTATAATTATCCTCAAGGTAGAGTAACCGATCACAGAATCAACTTAACACTTTATAAGATAAATGACATAAATGACGGGGACTTAGATGAAATCATAGATGAGCTTACAACTTTTGATCAAGCACAAAAGATGGAAAGCGTATATGCTTAA